AGATCCCCGCCGAGACGGGCGGCTGCGAGCGGCCGGACATCGCGCGCGCCCGCCACCACCGTGTAACCGGCCGCGCACAGCGCCCGGGCAGCCGCCAGCCCAATGCCGCGGCTCGCCCCGGTCAGGGCCACCACCGGGCCTCGCCCGCCGCCCGCTGGTCCAGTTGGCAGTCTCTCGCGCATTATCCGATCGGTCAGCATCCCGGCGCTTCCGCGCTTCGCGACCGTTGTCTACTATGCCCCGATCCGAAATCGCTGGCCAACTGGTCGGCCGGCGTGGTCGTCTATGGGTAGCTCAGGCTGGCTCCACGATTGCTGGTGCCGTCCAGTGCTGGCCGCTCGGCGTACGGGGCTTCTCGGACTAACCATGAACTGCTATGGTTCCGTTCTTAAACCGCTTGGCAGTCGTTGGTGAGACCACCCGAGTTTCACTTGTCGGATGGCGGCTACTGATGTCCGCAGCGCGAGCGTTCAGGCGGAGCCAATATGATTGAGGTGATTTCATGGGTGGGCTGGCAAGAATCCATGTGCGGAACTATCGAGCCCTCGCTGATGTCGAGCTGAACGTAGGGCCGATCAACCTGGTATTTGGCCCGAACGGAGCCGGCAAGTCCACTCTGCTCGATTCACTCTATTTCTTTCGAGATTGTGCAATTCGCGGTGTTGAAACTGCTTCGTCCGAACGCGATCACGGCATCGGCATTCTCTGGGATGGAGCGGTCGCGCACCCGCGTATCACGGTCGAGTTGGAGTACGGCGACGTCACCTACGGCCTCTCGTTCGTGCTCTCGTCGGGAAGGATTGACCCGTTTCCTGGGGAGCGGCTGTTGTCATCTACACGACCGACCGCTCTCATTGACAGGAGGTCGGGATCGGATAGGGCGAGTCTATTCCACACGAATATCGGGCAGGCGGTAGAGATCGGCTTACGCGAACCCGAGAAGCTTAGCTTGGGTCTCTTCCTGGACTTCAACAGTGGCGATGAAGAAGCCAGACCTCTTGATCAATTGCTTCATTATATTCGTTTGTATCATTCCCGGTCTTTCCTTCTTCACATCCTCAAACGAGTTGGCTCCGAGAGCAGTCCCCAGACGAGATTGTGGGATCTGGGAAACAACGCTTGGTCCGTGCTCAGGAATCTTCAGGACAAACGGAACGTCGACGACCGCTACGACACGATCATGCGACACATGACTGACGCATTTCCTGAGTTTGACGACATAGTCTTGCAACAGACTGGACCCTCTACGGTGTACGCAAGTCTGCTGGAGAGAGGACGCCGAAGCGAGATATTTGCCTCCGGCGCATCGGACGGGGTCCTGCAGTTGCTGCTTCTGCTCATTGCGCTATTCTCGGAGGGACATCGCGAATCGGTTCTGCTGTTCGACGAACCGGAAACATCGCTGCACCCATGGGCTATGGTCGTATTCGCGCGCGCCGTGAAGCTTGCTGCCGAGCAGTGGAACAAGCAGGTGTTTGTCGCCACGCACTCGCCAGTTCTCATCAGTCAGTTCGAGCCGCGAGACATTCTGGTCGCGGCAGTGGAGGATGGCCGCGCCCGCTTCGATCGCTTGTCCGAAATCGATGAGATGCGAGATCTGCTGGAGGACTACGCGGCTGGGTCGCTGTACATGTCGGAAGTCATCGCGGGGCAGCGACCGCAGGGACTCAAGGAAGGCAACCGATGAGTTTCTCCGACTCGGATGGCCATCAGGACTGGCGATTCACGCGCTTTGGCCTGATTGTGACAGGACACACTGAAGCGAAATGTATCCCGGCTCTTTTTCGGGTCATGGAAGCGACTGGTGCGTGCACATTCCAAGTGATTAGAAGGATCAAGCAACGGTCACCACGCTCGAAGCGGAGCCAGCTTAGAATGGTGGGTAGCGGCAAGAAGATACCCGACAGAGACGAAACAGACATCGGATTGCCGGCCCGTTGTTTTCTATCCTCCGATGACATGTTTGTGGTCTTGATTGACGATTTGGAAGCAAACAGGTCGGACCGTAGAAAAGAGATCTTTGATCGCTATCGACGCGCCCTGGATACGATGCTCCTTCCGAGTCAGGCGGGCCGGTCTTCTGTGCATTTTCTTGTCAATATGTTGGAATCTTATTTTTTCGCTAACTGCGACGCGGTGAATGCGGTACTCGGTACGAACTTGGAAGACTACGACGGCGATGTCGAGACAATGCGCAACCCGAAAGCTCGGATCAAGAGTGTACACTCAGGGTACAAGGTGATCGACGATGGGTGCAAGATTATTGGGCGCCTCGACGTACCTCATGTGCTGTCCCGGCGAGACGCGTGTTCCTCATTGCGGACGATGTTCGCTTGGATCCACAAGGCTATGGGAGAACCCGAGTCCGAAGTAGCTCAGTTTTTGGCCGGCCGTCTTAGCGAGGTAACCGAGGCGCAGATTTGCGCGTTGCCCGCGTGACGGACGGTGCCTCTTAGGCCAAAATCCAGTGATGGCGGAAACGCGTGCGCAACTGCGGGCACGGGCGGCCGCGATTCGCGCGGCGTTGCGGCGCGAATATCCGGACACGCCGTGCCCGTTGCGCCATCGCAATGCGTTCGAGTTGCTGGTGGCGACCATCCTGTCGGCGCAGTGCACGGACGAACGGGTAAACGCGGTCACACCGGGCCTGTTCCGGCGCTATCCCGGCCCCGCCGCGTTCGCCGGCGCCGACCAGGAGGAGCTGCAGCGGGAGATCTACACCACCGGCTTGTTTCGCAACAAGGCGCGCAACCTGATCGCCTGCGGGCGTACGCTGCTGGAGCGCCACGGAGGAGAGCTGCCGGCTACCATCGAGGAGCTCGCCGCGTTGCCCGGGGTGGGCCGCAAGACCGCCAACGTCATGTTCGCACACTGGTTCGGCAAGCCTGCCGTGGTGGTGGACACCCACTTCCGCCGCGTCGCCACCCGGCTCGGCTTCACCGACGCCACCGACCCCGACCGGGTGGAAGCGCACATCCGCGCGCTCATCCCCGAGCAGCACCAGAGCGAGCTGTCCACGGTGGTGAACTACCACGGCCGCCGCTGCTGCAGCGCGCGCCGCCCGGCCTGCGAGCGCTGCGTCGTCGCCGGCCTGTGCCCCTCCTTCCGGCGGCTCTCCGCCGGTTGAACCCCGCCGCGTCTGATCCGGCCGCGTCTGAGTCCCGCCGCGCGGATTGAGCCGCCATCGTCCGCTTGGCCAGCCGTTCCGCCGCGTTGCCCTTGTCGACGCCGCCACCGGCCTCAGCCGGTGGGTGCGGATGCGGATGCGTGAACGGTGCTGCGCAACGCACCATCGTCCGCGGGTAGTCCGGTGCGACTGCTGGCTGTGGCGCTTCCCGCGCCGCGCTGCTCAGCCTCGCGTTGGCGGTCGAATCCTGACGTATACTCCTGCGCCAGTTCCGCCAGCAGCGAGAATACATGCTCTGCGTGGCTGGTGACCCGCAAGACGTTGGTACGCTCATCGCCGGACAGTGAAGACCCCGATCTGAGGTAGGCGTGCCGGATCTTGCGTATAACCTCGCCCCGGCCTTCCATCAGTTGCTCGCTGATCAGAAAGAGCGATTCGTCCTCCGTGGTCAGCATGTCGGTGAACACCATCAGCACGGCGTCGATGCCTTCGATTATCCCTGTGCGCCACTGGTCGAGATGCGCGTGCCGCGGTGTCGCATAGAGCAGTTCGCACAGCTTCAGGATACGCTCCTGCAACGCGTACAGGAGTCGCTGGCGGGTCAGCATCGACACCTGGTCGTCGATCTCCTGGTCGGGATACCGGTACGTCAGCTCCTGCAGAAACTCGTCGATCCGGGTCAGCACGTCCTTCGCCGAGTCACGCATTGCCCCCATCACGGCACCCTGGCGCACGTGATCCAGACAGCGGGACAGAACCTCCACCAAGCGGCGCTGCTCAAGGTCGGCCATGCGCAGCGCCGTCTCGGCATCCTCCAAGTTCCGGTCGTGGATGAACTGCGGCTGCGACAGCACCTCGGGCTCCGTGGGTGGCCACCAGCGCTGGGTCAGCCTGGC
The DNA window shown above is from Spirochaetaceae bacterium and carries:
- a CDS encoding AAA family ATPase — translated: MGGLARIHVRNYRALADVELNVGPINLVFGPNGAGKSTLLDSLYFFRDCAIRGVETASSERDHGIGILWDGAVAHPRITVELEYGDVTYGLSFVLSSGRIDPFPGERLLSSTRPTALIDRRSGSDRASLFHTNIGQAVEIGLREPEKLSLGLFLDFNSGDEEARPLDQLLHYIRLYHSRSFLLHILKRVGSESSPQTRLWDLGNNAWSVLRNLQDKRNVDDRYDTIMRHMTDAFPEFDDIVLQQTGPSTVYASLLERGRRSEIFASGASDGVLQLLLLLIALFSEGHRESVLLFDEPETSLHPWAMVVFARAVKLAAEQWNKQVFVATHSPVLISQFEPRDILVAAVEDGRARFDRLSEIDEMRDLLEDYAAGSLYMSEVIAGQRPQGLKEGNR
- a CDS encoding DUF4276 family protein, with the translated sequence MSFSDSDGHQDWRFTRFGLIVTGHTEAKCIPALFRVMEATGACTFQVIRRIKQRSPRSKRSQLRMVGSGKKIPDRDETDIGLPARCFLSSDDMFVVLIDDLEANRSDRRKEIFDRYRRALDTMLLPSQAGRSSVHFLVNMLESYFFANCDAVNAVLGTNLEDYDGDVETMRNPKARIKSVHSGYKVIDDGCKIIGRLDVPHVLSRRDACSSLRTMFAWIHKAMGEPESEVAQFLAGRLSEVTEAQICALPA
- the nth gene encoding endonuclease III — encoded protein: MAETRAQLRARAAAIRAALRREYPDTPCPLRHRNAFELLVATILSAQCTDERVNAVTPGLFRRYPGPAAFAGADQEELQREIYTTGLFRNKARNLIACGRTLLERHGGELPATIEELAALPGVGRKTANVMFAHWFGKPAVVVDTHFRRVATRLGFTDATDPDRVEAHIRALIPEQHQSELSTVVNYHGRRCCSARRPACERCVVAGLCPSFRRLSAG